A window of the Brassica napus cultivar Da-Ae chromosome C5, Da-Ae, whole genome shotgun sequence genome harbors these coding sequences:
- the LOC106400100 gene encoding putative E3 ubiquitin-protein ligase XBAT35 isoform X2, which yields MHKKFVSFAHGYKSSLKLMIFRWVVVVPTRSRNPAQPLKLEVVVYDCSLPTAKPRTVMPLWKANLEEPITDQSDISVMIIVNESTILSRWRQRLKRRNEVYTQTHLRLAPSTKGDEQQLKWFCDACKGIPQPRRVFLQTAPSAHHAMSETPNAIHHSVGEESSSTAPPPPPPSSGKASTSVLNSQESVILHEHSPSAPPLTDDHIETLEDGPVHYPTIDSTPVDVPSSSPLPASAEGEKKEDGSSGQCSICLDAPSDVVCVPCGHLAGCMSCLIEIKSNNGRCPVCRAKIDQIIKLYRV from the exons ATGCACAAAAAATTCGTTTCTTTTGCACATGGCTATAAATCATCTCTAAAGCTAATGATATTCAGATGGGTAGTCGTCGTACCAACTAGATCAAGAAATCCTGCCCAGCCTTTGAAGTTGGAGGTGGTTGTATATGATTGTTCACTG CCTACTGCCAAGCCACGGACAGTGATGCCGTTGTGGAAAGCAAACTTGGAGGAACCAATAACGGACCAGTCTGATATCTCAGTGATGATCATTGTCAACGAATCCACAA TCCTAAGCCGCTGGAGACAAAGACTAAAACGTAGGAATGAAGTTTATACGC AAACACATCTTAGACTTGCCCCCTCCACTAAAGGGGACGAACAACAGCTTAAGTGGTTCTGTGATGCATGTAAAGGAATTCCACAG CCTCGTCGAGTCTTTCTCCAAACAGCACCGTCTGCGCATCATGCTATGAGTGAGACACCGAATGCCATTCACCATTCCGTTGGTGAAGAAAGTTCCTCAACTgcaccacctcctcctcctccttcctcaGGAAAAGCAAGCACATCGGTTCTCAATAGCCAGGAAAGTGTTATTCTACATGAACATTCACCATCAGCTCCTCCATTGACAGATGATCACATAGAAACCTTAGAGGATGGTCCCGTTCATTACCCAACTATCGACTCAACACCTGTCGATGtcccatcttcttctcctctacCAGCTTCAGCAGAGGGTGAAAAGAAAGAAGACGGGAGCTCTGGACAGTGTTCTATATGTCTCGACGCTCCATCTGACGTGGTTTGTGTCCCGTGTGGACATCTCGCAGGATGCATGTCTTGCTTGATTGAGATCAAATCCAACAACGGGAGATGTCCTGTCTGTCGCGCCAAGATTGATCAGATCATTAAACTGTACCGTGTCTGA
- the LOC106400100 gene encoding putative E3 ubiquitin-protein ligase XBAT35 isoform X1 encodes MHKKFVSFAHGYKSSLKLMIFRWVVVVPTRSRNPAQPLKLEVVVYDCSLPTAKPRTVMPLWKANLEEPITDQSDISVMIIVNESTILSRWRQRLKRRNEVYTRKSVHCLVASNHPLFISETFYLRDVNRSLYFICSCVKIFVKFFLSFITETHLRLAPSTKGDEQQLKWFCDACKGIPQPRRVFLQTAPSAHHAMSETPNAIHHSVGEESSSTAPPPPPPSSGKASTSVLNSQESVILHEHSPSAPPLTDDHIETLEDGPVHYPTIDSTPVDVPSSSPLPASAEGEKKEDGSSGQCSICLDAPSDVVCVPCGHLAGCMSCLIEIKSNNGRCPVCRAKIDQIIKLYRV; translated from the exons ATGCACAAAAAATTCGTTTCTTTTGCACATGGCTATAAATCATCTCTAAAGCTAATGATATTCAGATGGGTAGTCGTCGTACCAACTAGATCAAGAAATCCTGCCCAGCCTTTGAAGTTGGAGGTGGTTGTATATGATTGTTCACTG CCTACTGCCAAGCCACGGACAGTGATGCCGTTGTGGAAAGCAAACTTGGAGGAACCAATAACGGACCAGTCTGATATCTCAGTGATGATCATTGTCAACGAATCCACAA TCCTAAGCCGCTGGAGACAAAGACTAAAACGTAGGAATGAAGTTTATACGCGTAAGTCTGTCCACTGTTTAGTTGCTAGCAACCATCCTTTGTTCATATCAGAAACTTTTTACCTTCGTGATGTAAATAGATCACTCTATTTTATCTGCTCTTGcgttaaaatatttgttaagttTTTCCTCTCTTTTATTACAGAAACACATCTTAGACTTGCCCCCTCCACTAAAGGGGACGAACAACAGCTTAAGTGGTTCTGTGATGCATGTAAAGGAATTCCACAG CCTCGTCGAGTCTTTCTCCAAACAGCACCGTCTGCGCATCATGCTATGAGTGAGACACCGAATGCCATTCACCATTCCGTTGGTGAAGAAAGTTCCTCAACTgcaccacctcctcctcctccttcctcaGGAAAAGCAAGCACATCGGTTCTCAATAGCCAGGAAAGTGTTATTCTACATGAACATTCACCATCAGCTCCTCCATTGACAGATGATCACATAGAAACCTTAGAGGATGGTCCCGTTCATTACCCAACTATCGACTCAACACCTGTCGATGtcccatcttcttctcctctacCAGCTTCAGCAGAGGGTGAAAAGAAAGAAGACGGGAGCTCTGGACAGTGTTCTATATGTCTCGACGCTCCATCTGACGTGGTTTGTGTCCCGTGTGGACATCTCGCAGGATGCATGTCTTGCTTGATTGAGATCAAATCCAACAACGGGAGATGTCCTGTCTGTCGCGCCAAGATTGATCAGATCATTAAACTGTACCGTGTCTGA